One genomic segment of Triticum urartu cultivar G1812 unplaced genomic scaffold, Tu2.1 TuUngrouped_contig_5239, whole genome shotgun sequence includes these proteins:
- the LOC125528958 gene encoding uncharacterized protein LOC125528958 isoform X1 has product MDTKRGRSRSPVEIKDGHSKGSENGRKDNSALQNDSNHARPGRGHEFGRHSDRHSYGAPRESRRHDDYRRYHNKRADDNDRSHSRTSRSDRESRADTYYYPSKRDDTSDRSHGDWRNVGSKYGGKSVKGEQRTKNQEKHGPPREYPRHDGTEYDKDADLRKETNSTRRHPEEKENKNKEKFKQEDALKKRSGKEIEKSSCAAEPELETREKRRSLFSSVGPGVENAQHMEMDTSGGNKDETMNDLNAAKVVAMKAAESVKKNILGFGVGTGRLSIDQKKKLLWGNKKSNPTETSTHWDSNLFSDRERQEKFNKLMSLRVPWWLWPIVGCEEQCLCLGSREQGCQQGGGSSGSQETGGARHRPGETLRSRPAPERWPDCWPRPVGNSGCECGSTQDLKCLLCSTQFIGSFILACGNLTVSFALKTVEVGCYDHLVAHEHLLCLIDTSIVCWHNLSPWRTFALGFVLCLPFDHKHDSVY; this is encoded by the exons ATGGACACCAAACGTGGGAGGAGCCGCAGTCCAGTGGAAATCAAGGATGGCCACTCTAAGGGGAGTGAGAATGGAAGGAAAGACAACTCAGCTCTACAGAATGACTCTAACCATGCCAGACCAGGCAGAGGTCATGAATTTGGTAGGCATTCTGATAGGCATTCCTATGGAGCACCTCGTGAATCCAGGAGGCATGATGATTATAGGAGGTATCATAATAAGCGAGCTGATGATAATGACAGGAGCCATTCTAGAACTTCTCGGTCAGATCGGGAATCAAGGGCTGACACTTACTATTATCCTTCAAAGCGTGATGACACATCTGATAGATCACATGGTGATTGGAGAAATGTTGGCAGCAAGTATGGCGGCAAATCTGTCAAGGGAGAGCAGAGGACTAAGAATCAGGAAAAACATGGGCCCCCACGTGAATACCCTAGACATGATGGCACAGAGTATGACAAAGATGCTGATTTAAGAAAGGAAACCAACTCTACCAGAAGGCATccagaagaaaaggaaaataaaaacaAGGAGAAGTTCAAGCAGGAGGATGCTCTAAAGAAGAGAAGCGGCAAGGAAATTGAGAAAAGCAGCTGTGCAGCAGAACCTGAGCTAGAAACTAGGGAGAAGAGAAGAAGCTTATTCAGTTCTGTTGGTCCAGGTGTTGAAAATGCACAGCACATGGAAATGGATACCTCAGGAG GAAATAAAGACGAAACCATGAATGATCTGAACGCTGCAAAAGTTGTAGCAATGAAAGCTGCTGAATCAG TGAAGAAGAACATTCTAGGATTTGGGGTTGGAACCGGGCGGTTATCCATTGACCAGAAGAAAAAGCTGCTTTGGGGCAATAAAAAGAGTAACCCTACAGAG ACAAGCACTCACTGGGATTCGAATCTGTTTTCTGATCGGGAACGCCAAGAGAAATTCAACAAACTCATG AGCCTGAGGGTGCCTTGGTGGCTATGGCCTAttgtagggtgtgaagagcaatGCCTCTGCCTCGGTTCAAGAGAACAAGGCTGTCAACAAGGGGGAGGGTCCAGTGGAAGTCAAGAAACAGGAGGAGCTCGACACCGACCTGGAGAAACTCTACGTAGCAGGCCTGCGCCGGAGAGATGGCCGGACTGTTGGCCTCGGCCTGTAGGGAACTCTGGATGTGAGTGTGGCAGCACCCAAGATCTGAAGTGCCTGTTATGTAGTACACAGTTCATTGGCTCTTTTATCCTTGCATGTGGAAATTTGACTGTCAGTTTTGCATTAAAAACTGTAGAAGTGGGTTGTTATGATCATCTTGTGGCTCATGAACATCTATTATGTCTGATTGACACTTCTATAGTGTGCTGGCATAACTTGTCGCCCTGGAGGACTTTTGCACTTGGATTTGTGCTTTGCTTGCCCTTTGACCATAAACACGACAGTGTGTactag
- the LOC125528958 gene encoding uncharacterized protein DDB_G0286299-like isoform X2, with translation MDTKRGRSRSPVEIKDGHSKGSENGRKDNSALQNDSNHARPGRGHEFGRHSDRHSYGAPRESRRHDDYRRYHNKRADDNDRSHSRTSRSDRESRADTYYYPSKRDDTSDRSHGDWRNVGSKYGGKSVKGEQRTKNQEKHGPPREYPRHDGTEYDKDADLRKETNSTRRHPEEKENKNKEKFKQEDALKKRSGKEIEKSSCAAEPELETREKRRSLFSSVGPGVENAQHMEMDTSGGNKDETMNDLNAAKVVAMKAAESVKKNILGFGVGTGRLSIDQKKKLLWGNKKSNPTETSTHWDSNLFSDRERQEKFNKLMGVKSNASASVQENKAVNKGEGPVEVKKQEELDTDLEKLYVAGLRRRDGRTVGLGL, from the exons ATGGACACCAAACGTGGGAGGAGCCGCAGTCCAGTGGAAATCAAGGATGGCCACTCTAAGGGGAGTGAGAATGGAAGGAAAGACAACTCAGCTCTACAGAATGACTCTAACCATGCCAGACCAGGCAGAGGTCATGAATTTGGTAGGCATTCTGATAGGCATTCCTATGGAGCACCTCGTGAATCCAGGAGGCATGATGATTATAGGAGGTATCATAATAAGCGAGCTGATGATAATGACAGGAGCCATTCTAGAACTTCTCGGTCAGATCGGGAATCAAGGGCTGACACTTACTATTATCCTTCAAAGCGTGATGACACATCTGATAGATCACATGGTGATTGGAGAAATGTTGGCAGCAAGTATGGCGGCAAATCTGTCAAGGGAGAGCAGAGGACTAAGAATCAGGAAAAACATGGGCCCCCACGTGAATACCCTAGACATGATGGCACAGAGTATGACAAAGATGCTGATTTAAGAAAGGAAACCAACTCTACCAGAAGGCATccagaagaaaaggaaaataaaaacaAGGAGAAGTTCAAGCAGGAGGATGCTCTAAAGAAGAGAAGCGGCAAGGAAATTGAGAAAAGCAGCTGTGCAGCAGAACCTGAGCTAGAAACTAGGGAGAAGAGAAGAAGCTTATTCAGTTCTGTTGGTCCAGGTGTTGAAAATGCACAGCACATGGAAATGGATACCTCAGGAG GAAATAAAGACGAAACCATGAATGATCTGAACGCTGCAAAAGTTGTAGCAATGAAAGCTGCTGAATCAG TGAAGAAGAACATTCTAGGATTTGGGGTTGGAACCGGGCGGTTATCCATTGACCAGAAGAAAAAGCTGCTTTGGGGCAATAAAAAGAGTAACCCTACAGAG ACAAGCACTCACTGGGATTCGAATCTGTTTTCTGATCGGGAACGCCAAGAGAAATTCAACAAACTCATG ggtgtgaagagcaatGCCTCTGCCTCGGTTCAAGAGAACAAGGCTGTCAACAAGGGGGAGGGTCCAGTGGAAGTCAAGAAACAGGAGGAGCTCGACACCGACCTGGAGAAACTCTACGTAGCAGGCCTGCGCCGGAGAGATGGCCGGACTGTTGGCCTCGGCCTGTAG